A section of the Pseudomonas sp. FP453 genome encodes:
- the putP gene encoding sodium/proline symporter PutP yields MSVSNPTLITFVIYIAAMVLIGFMAYRSTNNLSDYILGGRSLGSVVTALSAGASDMSGWLLMGLPGAIYMSGLSESWIAIGLIVGAYLNWLFVAGRLRVQTEHNGDALTLPDYFSSRFEDKSGLLRIISAVVILVFFTIYCASGIVAGARLFESTFGMSYETALWAGAAATIAYTFVGGFLAVSWTDTVQATLMIFALILTPIIVLLATGGVDTTFLAIEAKNPDNFNMLKNTTFIGIISLMGWGLGYFGQPHILARFMAADSVKSIANARRISMTWMILCLAGTVAVGFFGIAYFSAHPEVAGPVNENHERVFIELAKLLFNPWIAGVLLSAILAAVMSTLSCQLLVCSSALTEDFYKTFLRKNASQLELVWVGRLMVLVVALIAIAMAANPNNRVLGLVSYAWAGFGAAFGPVVLISVIWKGMTRNGALAGILVGAITVIVWKHFELLGLYEIIPGFIFASLAIYFVSKLGAPTAGMVERFDAAEKDYNLNK; encoded by the coding sequence ATGAGCGTAAGTAATCCAACCCTGATCACGTTTGTGATCTACATCGCAGCAATGGTGCTGATTGGCTTCATGGCCTATCGCTCCACCAACAACCTTTCCGATTACATCCTCGGCGGTCGCAGCCTCGGTAGCGTGGTCACGGCCTTGTCGGCCGGTGCTTCGGACATGAGCGGCTGGTTGTTGATGGGCTTGCCCGGCGCGATCTACATGTCCGGCCTGTCGGAAAGCTGGATCGCCATCGGCCTGATCGTCGGTGCTTACCTCAACTGGCTGTTCGTGGCCGGTCGCCTGCGGGTACAGACCGAACACAACGGCGACGCCCTGACCCTGCCGGATTACTTCTCCAGCCGTTTCGAAGATAAAAGCGGCCTGCTGCGGATCATCTCCGCCGTGGTGATCCTGGTGTTCTTCACCATCTACTGCGCCTCCGGCATCGTCGCCGGTGCCCGCCTGTTCGAAAGCACCTTCGGCATGTCCTACGAGACCGCGCTGTGGGCCGGTGCTGCCGCGACTATTGCCTACACCTTCGTCGGTGGTTTCCTGGCAGTGAGCTGGACAGATACCGTACAAGCCACGCTGATGATCTTCGCACTGATCCTTACGCCGATCATCGTGCTGCTGGCCACCGGTGGCGTTGATACCACCTTCCTCGCCATCGAAGCGAAGAACCCTGACAACTTCAACATGCTGAAAAACACCACCTTCATCGGCATCATTTCGCTGATGGGCTGGGGCCTGGGTTACTTCGGCCAGCCGCACATCCTCGCGCGCTTCATGGCGGCGGATTCGGTGAAGTCGATCGCCAACGCGCGCCGCATCTCCATGACCTGGATGATCCTGTGCCTGGCCGGTACCGTGGCGGTGGGTTTCTTCGGTATCGCCTACTTCTCGGCGCACCCGGAAGTCGCCGGCCCGGTCAACGAGAACCACGAGCGTGTGTTCATCGAACTGGCCAAGCTGCTGTTCAACCCATGGATTGCCGGCGTGCTGCTGTCGGCCATCCTGGCGGCCGTGATGAGCACCCTGAGCTGCCAACTGCTGGTGTGCTCCAGCGCCCTGACCGAAGACTTCTACAAGACCTTCCTGCGCAAAAACGCCTCCCAGCTTGAGCTGGTGTGGGTCGGCCGCCTGATGGTGCTGGTGGTTGCCCTGATCGCCATCGCCATGGCCGCCAACCCGAACAACCGCGTACTGGGCCTGGTGAGCTACGCCTGGGCCGGTTTCGGCGCCGCGTTCGGCCCTGTGGTGCTGATCTCGGTGATCTGGAAAGGCATGACCCGCAACGGCGCACTGGCTGGCATCCTGGTCGGCGCGATCACCGTGATCGTGTGGAAACACTTCGAACTGCTGGGCCTGTACGAAATCATCCCGGGCTTCATCTTTGCCAGCCTGGCGATCTACTTCGTGAGCAAGCTGGGCGCGCCGACTGCCGGTATGGTCGAGCGTTTTGATGCGGCGGAGAAGGACTACAACCTCAACAAATAA
- a CDS encoding DUF2165 family protein yields the protein MTTRYAKMLMTLALAAFAGLASFNNLTDYGSNFAFVRHVLSMDTTFPDNAAMYRAITSPWAWHGAYWLIISGEALTAALLALGTWALWRARHDDSNVFQRAKKHAILGLTFGFGVWFFGFMVIGAEWFLMWQSQQWNGQGAAFKFYMAILGVLIFLNQPERD from the coding sequence ATGACCACACGTTACGCAAAAATGCTTATGACCCTCGCACTGGCAGCCTTCGCCGGCCTCGCAAGCTTCAACAATCTCACCGACTACGGCTCCAACTTTGCCTTCGTCAGGCACGTACTGAGCATGGACACCACCTTCCCCGACAACGCCGCCATGTACCGTGCGATCACCAGCCCCTGGGCTTGGCACGGCGCCTATTGGCTGATCATCAGCGGCGAAGCCCTGACCGCTGCACTTCTGGCCCTTGGCACGTGGGCCCTGTGGCGCGCGCGACATGACGACAGCAACGTTTTCCAGCGAGCCAAGAAGCACGCAATCCTGGGCCTCACCTTCGGCTTCGGCGTGTGGTTCTTCGGTTTCATGGTGATTGGCGCGGAATGGTTTCTAATGTGGCAATCCCAGCAATGGAATGGCCAGGGTGCGGCGTTCAAGTTCTACATGGCGATTCTTGGCGTGCTGATTTTTCTCAATCAGCCGGAAAGGGACTGA
- a CDS encoding type VI secretion system tip protein VgrG — MFAPANHSAFNLILDGVASGLKVYRFNGTEALSQPYCFDLELVSEQPDIDLQGLLHRPVYLGFDDQGHGVHGLVYRVAQGDSGRRLTRYQISLVPQLAYLAHSSQQRIFQHQTVPQIVAQVLVGQGIQSDRFAFHVSGTYPEREYCVQFGESDLAFVQRLCGEAGIHYHFQHAAERHLLVFGDDQTVFAQAEQPTPYTPGSGMVADTPAIKRFAVQLETRTTALDLRDYDWRKPRLALDSAAVGEQLPRLEVQDYPGHFSDRAHGKYLAQRGLERSRCDYRIARGSGDDPALASGRFMRITGHPREAWNDLWLVTQVVHEGKQPQVLEEAVTEPAGGDFRQGYRNTFVAAPWDVIFRPPLPERPSISGYQNAVVTGPADSEIHCDEYGRVKVQLAWDRNGEHNDHSSCWLRVASGWAHDRYGVVLIPRVGMEVLVGFVNGDMDMPLVMGCLPNAATPVPLDLPADKTRSTFRSHSSPGGGGYNELRIDDRKGAEEIYLRAQRDWTQHVLHDQQVQVDNRRQVRVGGESHHELQGEEQRITHGNRLTEIKQDDHLLVGGSRQMRAGRTIQIGAGQSVVIDAGASVTIQAGGQSITLSAGGIFSSVPIQLGGAPAAVAAPLIPGMKETLLAVIPAPLSPAQVASFKRSAPFCEECERCKNGLCSNPEWN; from the coding sequence ATGTTCGCTCCTGCCAATCACAGTGCCTTCAACCTGATCCTGGACGGGGTCGCCAGTGGCCTCAAGGTCTACCGCTTCAACGGTACCGAAGCACTCAGCCAACCCTATTGTTTTGATCTTGAACTGGTCAGCGAACAGCCCGACATCGACCTCCAGGGCCTGCTGCATCGCCCGGTGTACCTGGGCTTCGACGACCAAGGCCACGGCGTCCATGGCCTGGTCTACCGCGTGGCGCAAGGTGATTCCGGGCGGCGCCTGACGCGTTATCAGATCAGCCTCGTGCCGCAACTGGCCTACCTGGCGCACAGCAGCCAGCAACGTATTTTCCAGCACCAGACGGTGCCGCAGATCGTGGCGCAGGTGCTGGTGGGGCAGGGCATCCAGAGCGATCGCTTTGCATTTCACGTGAGCGGCACCTACCCGGAGCGCGAGTACTGCGTGCAGTTTGGCGAGAGCGATCTGGCGTTCGTCCAGCGCCTGTGTGGCGAGGCGGGGATCCACTATCACTTCCAGCATGCGGCCGAGCGGCACCTGCTGGTGTTTGGCGATGACCAGACGGTCTTTGCCCAGGCTGAGCAGCCCACCCCTTACACCCCTGGCTCCGGGATGGTCGCCGACACCCCGGCGATCAAGCGTTTTGCCGTGCAGCTGGAGACCCGCACCACGGCGCTGGACCTGCGTGACTACGATTGGCGCAAGCCGCGCCTGGCGTTGGACAGCGCGGCGGTAGGCGAGCAACTACCGCGCCTGGAAGTGCAGGATTATCCCGGCCACTTCAGTGACCGCGCCCATGGCAAGTACCTTGCGCAACGTGGCCTGGAGCGCAGCCGCTGCGACTATCGGATCGCCCGTGGCAGTGGCGACGATCCGGCGCTGGCCAGCGGCCGCTTCATGCGGATCACCGGCCACCCCCGTGAGGCCTGGAATGACCTGTGGCTGGTGACCCAGGTTGTCCACGAGGGCAAGCAGCCCCAGGTGCTGGAGGAAGCGGTCACCGAACCGGCAGGCGGGGATTTTCGCCAGGGCTATCGCAACACCTTTGTCGCAGCGCCGTGGGATGTGATCTTTCGCCCGCCATTGCCTGAGCGCCCGAGCATTTCCGGCTATCAGAACGCGGTGGTCACCGGCCCTGCCGACAGTGAAATCCATTGCGACGAATACGGCCGGGTCAAAGTGCAATTGGCCTGGGACCGCAATGGCGAACACAACGACCATTCCAGCTGCTGGTTGCGGGTCGCCAGCGGCTGGGCCCATGACCGCTACGGTGTCGTGCTGATCCCGCGAGTGGGCATGGAAGTGCTGGTGGGTTTCGTCAATGGCGATATGGACATGCCCCTGGTGATGGGCTGCCTGCCCAACGCGGCGACGCCTGTGCCCCTCGACCTGCCGGCAGACAAGACCCGCAGCACCTTCCGCAGCCACAGCAGCCCCGGTGGCGGCGGCTACAACGAACTGCGCATCGACGACCGCAAGGGCGCCGAGGAAATCTACCTGCGCGCCCAGCGCGATTGGACCCAGCACGTGCTGCATGACCAGCAGGTGCAGGTGGATAACCGGCGTCAGGTGCGGGTGGGCGGCGAATCCCACCATGAGCTGCAAGGCGAAGAACAGCGCATCACCCACGGCAACCGCTTGACTGAAATCAAGCAGGACGATCACCTGCTGGTCGGCGGCTCCCGGCAGATGCGTGCCGGGCGCACCATTCAGATCGGTGCCGGGCAAAGCGTGGTCATCGATGCGGGCGCGTCCGTGACGATCCAAGCGGGTGGGCAGTCGATCACGTTGTCGGCGGGCGGGATTTTCAGCAGCGTGCCGATTCAGCTTGGCGGTGCGCCCGCTGCGGTCGCTGCGCCGCTGATACCTGGCATGAAAGAGACTTTACTGGCGGTCATACCCGCGCCGTTGAGCCCCGCGCAAGTGGCCAGCTTCAAGCGCAGCGCGCCGTTTTGCGAAGAGTGTGAGCGCTGCAAGAACGGCCTGTGTTCCAACCCGGAATGGAATTAA
- a CDS encoding DUF4123 domain-containing protein yields MHQTLLPGEHLFAILGAASDAKPLTAWRTHAGATALHPVWAGTAYASWEEVMPYVAIVERGSAFLDWVASTASTDWGWLAVSSSPLETVVAHLQSLTKVYLPEGQAVFLRFWDGAQMLPIIQQSGGEILPVFQRYLINGQTLSVATDAVTAAKASPWWHVPAPLMAQLAGQSPQTLIDNLLQWLEEQRPDLCAAFTPATLRHKVARFVRISPISHAALANCIASELG; encoded by the coding sequence ATGCACCAAACCTTGCTTCCCGGTGAACACCTCTTCGCCATCCTGGGAGCGGCCAGCGACGCCAAGCCGCTGACGGCGTGGCGAACCCATGCAGGCGCAACGGCGCTGCACCCGGTTTGGGCCGGCACGGCCTATGCGTCATGGGAGGAGGTCATGCCCTACGTCGCCATTGTCGAGCGTGGCAGCGCGTTCCTGGATTGGGTGGCCTCCACTGCATCCACCGACTGGGGTTGGCTGGCCGTCTCGTCCAGCCCGTTGGAAACGGTGGTCGCGCACCTGCAAAGCCTGACCAAGGTGTACCTGCCGGAGGGGCAGGCGGTGTTCCTGCGCTTCTGGGACGGCGCCCAGATGTTGCCGATCATTCAGCAATCGGGTGGGGAGATATTGCCAGTGTTCCAGCGCTACCTCATCAATGGTCAGACGCTGAGCGTGGCGACAGACGCGGTGACGGCGGCCAAAGCCAGCCCATGGTGGCATGTGCCGGCGCCGTTAATGGCGCAGTTGGCCGGCCAATCACCGCAGACGCTGATCGACAACCTGCTGCAATGGCTGGAAGAACAGCGCCCCGACCTCTGCGCCGCCTTCACGCCGGCGACCTTGCGCCACAAGGTCGCCCGCTTCGTGCGGATTTCGCCCATCAGCCATGCAGCGCTGGCCAACTGCATCGCCTCAGAGCTGGGTTGA
- a CDS encoding O-acetylhomoserine aminocarboxypropyltransferase/cysteine synthase family protein, translated as MKDATIALHHGFKSDPTTKAVAVPIYQNVAFEFDNAQHGADLFNLDVPGNIYTRIMNPTNDVLEQRIAALEGGIAALAVSAGSAAIHYAIQTLTRAGDNIVTTPQLYGGTYTLFAHLLPSFGVDVRFARDDSAQAIAELIDDNTKLVYCESIGNPAGNIIDLQALADVAHARGVPLMVDNTVATPILCKPIRFGADIVVHSLTKYIGGHGNSLGGVIVDSGTFPWTDYPEKFPGLNNPEPAYHGVVYTEKFGPAAFIARARTVPLRNTGAALAPMNAFLLLQGLETLALRMERHTENALKVAQFLQGHRDVEWVSYAGLPDHPHHALAQKYLQGKPSAILSFGLKGGYEAGVRFYDALQIFKRLVNIGDAKSLACHPASTTHRQMNEQEQAKAGVKPEMIRLSVGIEAIEDLIEDLQQALGSTQL; from the coding sequence ATGAAAGACGCCACCATCGCACTGCACCACGGCTTCAAGTCGGACCCCACCACCAAGGCCGTCGCCGTGCCGATCTACCAGAACGTCGCCTTCGAATTCGATAACGCCCAGCACGGCGCCGACCTGTTCAACCTGGACGTGCCCGGCAATATCTATACGCGCATCATGAACCCCACCAACGACGTGCTGGAACAGCGCATTGCGGCGCTGGAAGGCGGCATCGCGGCCCTGGCCGTGTCGGCCGGCAGCGCGGCGATCCACTATGCGATCCAGACGCTGACGCGTGCCGGCGACAATATCGTCACCACGCCACAGCTCTACGGCGGCACCTACACCCTGTTCGCGCACCTGCTACCGAGCTTTGGCGTGGACGTGCGCTTCGCCCGTGACGACTCCGCGCAAGCCATCGCCGAACTGATCGACGACAACACCAAGCTGGTGTACTGCGAAAGCATCGGCAACCCGGCAGGCAATATCATCGACCTGCAAGCCCTGGCCGACGTCGCCCATGCCCGTGGCGTGCCGCTGATGGTGGACAACACCGTGGCCACGCCGATCCTGTGCAAGCCGATCAGGTTCGGCGCCGACATCGTCGTGCATTCGCTGACCAAGTACATCGGCGGCCATGGCAACTCCCTGGGCGGCGTGATTGTCGACAGCGGCACCTTCCCCTGGACCGACTACCCGGAAAAATTCCCCGGCCTCAACAACCCCGAGCCGGCCTATCACGGCGTGGTCTACACAGAAAAATTCGGCCCCGCCGCCTTCATCGCCCGCGCCCGCACCGTGCCGCTGCGCAATACCGGCGCGGCGCTGGCGCCGATGAACGCGTTCCTGCTGCTGCAAGGCCTGGAAACCCTCGCGCTGCGCATGGAGCGCCACACCGAAAACGCGTTGAAGGTCGCGCAGTTCCTGCAAGGCCATCGCGACGTGGAATGGGTCAGCTACGCCGGCCTGCCGGACCATCCGCACCACGCCCTGGCGCAGAAATACCTGCAAGGCAAACCCTCGGCGATCCTGTCGTTTGGCTTGAAGGGCGGCTACGAGGCCGGCGTGCGCTTCTACGACGCGCTGCAAATCTTCAAGCGCCTGGTGAATATCGGCGATGCCAAGTCCCTGGCCTGCCACCCGGCCTCCACCACCCATCGGCAGATGAACGAACAGGAACAAGCCAAGGCCGGGGTGAAACCGGAAATGATCCGCCTGTCGGTGGGCATCGAGGCGATTGAAGACCTGATCGAAGACTTGCAACAGGCCCTGGGTTCAACCCAGCTCTGA
- a CDS encoding 23S rRNA (adenine(2030)-N(6))-methyltransferase RlmJ, with product MNYRHAFHAGNHADVFKHLTLTRLIALMSRKEQPFTYLDTHAGIGLYDLQGDQANRTGEYLEGIARLWGQSDLPPLTADYMRVLHEMNPDGQLRYYPGSPELARRLTRPQDRVLLNEKHPEDGVLLKDNMKGDRRVKVHLGEGWHVPRALLPVPEKRALMLIDPPFEKLDEMQRCAASLKEAVSRMRQTVAAIWYPVKDQRMLRRFYQDLAGTGAPKLLRVELLVHPLDTPNTLTGSGLAIANPPWGLEEELRELLPWLSKQLGQTQGGWQMDWLIAE from the coding sequence ATGAATTATCGTCACGCCTTTCACGCCGGCAACCACGCCGATGTCTTCAAACACCTGACCTTGACCCGCCTCATCGCCCTGATGTCGCGCAAGGAGCAGCCGTTCACCTACCTCGATACCCACGCCGGGATCGGCCTGTACGACTTGCAGGGCGACCAGGCCAACCGGACCGGTGAATACCTGGAAGGCATTGCGCGCCTGTGGGGCCAAAGCGACCTGCCGCCGCTGACCGCTGATTACATGCGCGTGCTGCACGAGATGAACCCGGATGGCCAGCTGCGCTACTACCCGGGCTCGCCGGAGCTGGCGCGCCGCCTCACGCGGCCACAGGACCGTGTGCTGCTCAATGAAAAGCACCCGGAAGACGGCGTGTTGCTCAAAGACAATATGAAAGGTGATCGCCGCGTCAAAGTGCACCTGGGTGAAGGCTGGCATGTGCCGCGTGCCCTGCTGCCGGTGCCGGAAAAACGCGCGCTGATGCTGATCGACCCACCATTCGAGAAACTCGACGAGATGCAACGCTGCGCCGCGTCCCTGAAGGAAGCCGTGAGCCGCATGCGCCAGACCGTCGCCGCCATCTGGTACCCGGTGAAGGACCAGCGCATGTTGCGCCGTTTCTACCAGGACCTGGCCGGCACGGGTGCGCCGAAGCTGTTGCGGGTGGAGTTGTTGGTGCATCCATTGGATACGCCGAACACCCTGACCGGCTCGGGCCTGGCGATCGCCAACCCGCCGTGGGGGCTGGAAGAGGAGTTGCGGGAGCTGCTGCCGTGGTTGTCCAAGCAGCTGGGGCAGACCCAGGGTGGGTGGCAGATGGATTGGTTGATTGCTGAGTAA
- the msrA gene encoding peptide-methionine (S)-S-oxide reductase MsrA: MVLRSEILVNKNVLPTAEQALPGRETPMALPETHFVNGNPLLGPFLDDVGFAIFGLGCFWGAERKFWQRDGVVSSVVGYAGGFTPNPTYEEVCSGLTGHSEVVLVVYDQAKVKYEDLLKMFWELHNPTQGMRQGNDIGSQYRSVIYATTPEQLDAAKASAQAYQQELTKAGLGEITTEIDEAPTVYFAEAYHQQYLAKNPQGYCGIGGTGVTCPI; encoded by the coding sequence ATGGTCTTGCGCTCGGAAATTCTGGTGAATAAAAACGTGCTTCCTACTGCAGAACAAGCTTTGCCTGGCCGCGAAACCCCGATGGCGCTGCCGGAAACCCACTTCGTCAACGGCAACCCATTACTGGGGCCCTTCCTGGATGACGTCGGTTTCGCGATCTTCGGCCTGGGGTGCTTCTGGGGCGCCGAGCGCAAGTTCTGGCAGCGCGACGGCGTGGTCAGCAGCGTGGTCGGCTACGCCGGCGGCTTCACGCCGAACCCGACCTACGAAGAAGTCTGCTCGGGCCTGACCGGCCACAGCGAAGTGGTGCTGGTGGTGTATGACCAGGCCAAAGTGAAATACGAAGACCTGCTGAAGATGTTCTGGGAACTGCACAACCCGACCCAGGGCATGCGCCAGGGCAACGACATCGGCAGCCAGTACCGCTCGGTGATCTATGCGACCACGCCGGAGCAATTGGACGCGGCGAAAGCCAGCGCCCAGGCGTATCAGCAAGAACTGACCAAGGCCGGGCTGGGTGAGATCACCACGGAAATCGACGAAGCGCCGACGGTGTACTTCGCCGAGGCGTATCACCAGCAGTACCTGGCGAAGAATCCGCAGGGCTATTGCGGGATTGGCGGCACGGGCGTGACCTGCCCGATCTGA
- a CDS encoding bifunctional diguanylate cyclase/phosphodiesterase: MKSQPDVARMAAEVVTQLPVPSRLGMLRFERLNEASWALLYLDPNCERQFGLPAVELCALLGTPYASLMEPQARYQLHDAIQQQLSHSPHYLVRYTLHTSDGPLSLLEMGEAYKQHNRHLLRGYLMVVDGLFSEVATTAPTADLESQNSRLQIALELNQRAQQEQLQHLERVRAQQELILLLARQRYTANNSLQEAAELITRSACEIYQVDSARIWHLEDQRLVPIAAYLRADQQHYMPEPIDASGFPDYLEALHSSRAIDATNALRDPRTRELAEELRAKDIQALLDASIRVDGQVVGVLCLEQGRSPRIWQADEIAFAGELADQFAQVINNHNRRTATSALHLFQRAVEQSANAFLLVNCDGVVEYVNPSFTAITQYSAEEVHGHRLAQLPALENLSELLFDAPSSLAKSNSWQGEFKSRRKNLEPYWGQLSISKVYGDNRELTHYIGIYEDITQTKLAQQRIERLAYTDNLTNLGNRPAFIRNLDERFARDSDSPISLLLVDIDNFKRINDSLGHQTGDKLLISLARRLRNSLSAGGSLARFASNEFAVLLDDTDLETGQQVASQLLATLDKPMFVDNQLISVTGSVGLACAPLHGRDPQTLMRNAGLALHKAKANGKHQVQVFTEALNAEASYKLFVENNLRRALTQNELDVFYQPKLCLRSGRLLGMEALLRWNHPEKGMIRPDQFISVAEETGLIIPIGKWIARQACRMSKQLSAAGMGNLQVAINLSPKQFSDPDLVASIATILKEENLPANLLELELTEGLLLEATEDTRLQLDQLKSFGLTLAMDDFGTGYSSLSYLKKFPIDIIKIDRSFIHEIPDNQDDMEITSAVIAMAHNLKLKVVAEGIETAEQLAFLRRHRCDVGQGYLFDRPIPGAELFAMLKRYPRGPVA; the protein is encoded by the coding sequence ATGAAAAGCCAACCCGATGTCGCCCGTATGGCGGCCGAGGTAGTGACGCAATTACCGGTGCCTTCGCGCCTCGGTATGCTGCGTTTCGAGCGGCTGAATGAGGCAAGCTGGGCCCTGCTCTACCTCGACCCCAATTGCGAACGCCAATTCGGCCTGCCGGCGGTAGAACTGTGTGCCCTGCTCGGCACCCCCTACGCCAGCCTGATGGAGCCCCAGGCGCGCTATCAGCTGCATGATGCGATCCAGCAACAACTCAGCCACAGCCCCCACTACCTGGTGCGCTACACCCTGCACACCAGCGACGGCCCGCTGAGCCTGCTGGAAATGGGCGAAGCCTACAAACAACACAATCGCCACCTGCTGCGCGGCTACCTGATGGTGGTCGACGGCCTGTTCAGCGAAGTCGCGACGACCGCCCCGACGGCCGACCTGGAAAGCCAGAACAGCCGCCTGCAGATCGCCCTGGAGCTCAACCAGCGCGCGCAGCAAGAACAACTGCAACACCTGGAACGGGTGCGCGCCCAACAGGAGCTGATCCTGCTGCTGGCCCGCCAACGCTACACCGCGAACAATTCGCTGCAGGAAGCGGCCGAGCTGATCACCCGCAGCGCCTGTGAAATCTACCAGGTCGACAGCGCGCGCATCTGGCACCTCGAAGACCAGCGCCTGGTACCGATTGCCGCCTACCTGCGCGCCGACCAGCAGCACTACATGCCCGAGCCCATCGACGCCAGCGGCTTCCCGGACTACCTGGAAGCGCTGCACAGCAGCCGCGCAATCGACGCCACCAACGCCCTGCGCGACCCGCGCACCCGTGAGCTGGCCGAAGAGCTGCGCGCCAAGGACATCCAGGCCCTGCTCGACGCCAGCATCCGTGTGGATGGCCAAGTGGTCGGCGTGCTCTGCCTGGAGCAAGGCCGCAGCCCGCGCATCTGGCAGGCCGACGAGATTGCCTTTGCCGGCGAGCTGGCGGACCAGTTCGCGCAAGTCATCAACAACCATAACCGGCGCACGGCCACCAGCGCGCTGCACCTGTTCCAGCGCGCGGTGGAGCAAAGCGCCAACGCCTTTCTGCTGGTCAATTGCGACGGCGTGGTGGAGTACGTCAACCCGAGCTTTACCGCGATCACCCAGTACAGCGCCGAAGAAGTCCACGGCCACCGCCTGGCGCAACTGCCGGCGCTGGAAAACCTCAGCGAGCTGCTGTTCGACGCCCCTTCCAGCCTGGCCAAGAGCAACAGCTGGCAGGGCGAATTCAAGAGCCGGCGCAAAAACCTCGAACCCTACTGGGGTCAGCTGTCGATCTCCAAGGTGTACGGCGACAACCGTGAGCTGACGCACTACATCGGCATCTACGAAGACATCACCCAGACCAAGCTGGCCCAGCAGCGCATCGAGCGCCTGGCCTACACCGACAACCTGACCAACCTGGGCAACCGCCCGGCGTTTATCCGCAATCTCGACGAACGGTTTGCCCGCGACAGCGACAGCCCGATCAGCCTGCTGCTGGTGGACATCGACAACTTCAAGCGCATCAACGACAGCCTCGGCCACCAGACCGGCGACAAACTGCTGATCAGCCTGGCCCGGCGCCTGCGCAACAGCCTCAGCGCCGGCGGCAGCCTGGCGCGGTTTGCCAGCAACGAATTCGCCGTGCTGCTCGACGACACCGACCTGGAAACCGGCCAGCAAGTCGCCAGCCAGCTGTTGGCAACCCTCGACAAGCCGATGTTCGTCGACAACCAGTTGATCAGCGTCACCGGCTCCGTGGGCCTGGCCTGCGCGCCCTTGCACGGCCGCGACCCGCAAACCCTGATGCGCAACGCCGGCCTGGCCCTGCACAAGGCCAAGGCCAACGGCAAACACCAGGTGCAAGTGTTCACCGAAGCGCTCAACGCCGAAGCCAGCTACAAGCTGTTCGTCGAAAACAACCTGCGCCGCGCCCTGACCCAGAACGAACTGGACGTGTTCTACCAGCCCAAGCTGTGCCTGCGCAGCGGCCGCTTGCTGGGCATGGAAGCGCTGCTGCGCTGGAACCACCCGGAAAAAGGCATGATCCGCCCCGACCAGTTCATCAGCGTGGCGGAAGAGACGGGCTTGATCATCCCCATCGGCAAATGGATCGCGCGCCAGGCCTGCCGCATGAGCAAGCAACTGAGCGCCGCCGGCATGGGCAACTTGCAGGTGGCGATCAACCTGTCGCCCAAGCAGTTCTCCGACCCCGACCTGGTGGCCTCGATTGCCACCATCCTCAAGGAAGAAAACCTGCCGGCCAACCTGCTGGAGCTGGAGCTGACCGAAGGCTTGCTGCTGGAAGCCACCGAAGACACGCGCCTGCAACTGGACCAGTTGAAGAGCTTTGGCCTGACCCTGGCCATGGACGATTTCGGCACCGGTTACTCGTCGCTGAGCTACCTGAAAAAATTCCCGATCGACATCATCAAGATCGATCGCAGCTTTATCCATGAAATCCCGGACAACCAGGACGACATGGAAATCACCTCGGCGGTGATCGCCATGGCCCACAACCTCAAGCTCAAGGTCGTGGCCGAAGGCATCGAGACCGCTGAACAGCTGGCGTTCCTGCGCCGGCACCGTTGCGACGTCGGCCAGGGCTACCTGTTCGACCGGCCAATCCCCGGCGCCGAGCTGTTTGCTATGCTCAAGCGCTATCCACGCGGACCTGTCGCCTGA